In Arcobacter sp. CECT 8983, a single window of DNA contains:
- a CDS encoding MetQ/NlpA family ABC transporter substrate-binding protein: MLKNILKLVLLGAVALGFVACTGSEEPKEEAKKVIKVGATPVPHAEILEVVKPLLKEKGYELEIVEFTDYVTPNIAVDEGELDANFFQHTPYLLEFNKSKNTKLVKTVNVHLEPMGLYSNKIKSIDELQDGATIAVPNDPTNGSRALDVLVKEGLLKFKDVQFKTAIDIIENPKNLKIKELDAPQLPRVLDEVDAAIINTNYALAADLNPTKDALVIESKDSPYANILVVREGNENKDYIKALDEALTSKEVKDFIAKKYKGSIVEAF, from the coding sequence ATGTTAAAAAACATTTTAAAATTAGTATTACTTGGTGCTGTTGCATTAGGTTTTGTTGCTTGCACAGGTTCTGAAGAACCAAAAGAAGAGGCTAAAAAAGTTATTAAAGTTGGAGCTACTCCAGTTCCACATGCAGAGATTTTAGAAGTTGTAAAACCACTTTTAAAAGAAAAAGGTTATGAGTTAGAAATTGTTGAGTTTACTGATTATGTTACTCCAAATATCGCAGTTGATGAAGGTGAGTTAGATGCAAACTTCTTCCAACATACTCCATATTTATTAGAGTTTAACAAATCTAAAAATACAAAATTAGTTAAAACTGTAAATGTTCACTTAGAGCCAATGGGATTATATTCAAATAAAATCAAATCTATAGATGAATTACAAGATGGTGCAACTATTGCAGTGCCAAATGACCCAACAAATGGAAGTAGAGCTTTAGACGTATTAGTTAAAGAAGGTTTATTAAAATTCAAAGATGTTCAGTTTAAAACTGCAATTGATATTATTGAAAACCCAAAAAACTTAAAAATCAAAGAGTTAGATGCTCCTCAATTACCAAGAGTACTTGATGAAGTAGATGCTGCGATTATTAATACAAACTATGCTTTAGCAGCGGATTTAAATCCTACTAAAGATGCATTAGTAATTGAGTCAAAAGATTCTCCATATGCTAATATTTTAGTAGTAAGAGAAGGTAATGAAAATAAAGATTATATCAAAGCATTAGATGAAGCGTTAACATCAAAAGAAGTTAAAGATTTTATTGCTAAAAAATATAAAGGTTCTATTGTAGAAGCTTTCTAA
- a CDS encoding uracil-DNA glycosylase family protein produces MFHHFHPYKPYLNKDTKKIIVGTLPPPRFCTREFKQNDVDFCYGSQDGLLWKCLDEIFSLNLIYNQSKEAITMRKEFLDKNQIGICDIVESCKREKINASDLGMSEIILRDILNYLYEYKNIDTLIFTGGNSKNGPEYFLRQILKKQKIKFELVSSDIPKEHKFFFDNRQIKTISLTSPSNAANRYIGSNKLFKERKLQNPNYTTFDFRLEQYSKVFKTT; encoded by the coding sequence TTGTTTCATCACTTTCATCCGTATAAACCTTATTTAAATAAAGATACAAAAAAGATTATTGTAGGTACTTTACCTCCACCAAGATTTTGTACAAGAGAGTTTAAACAAAATGATGTTGACTTTTGTTATGGTTCACAAGATGGGCTTTTGTGGAAATGTTTAGATGAAATTTTTTCTCTAAATTTGATTTACAATCAATCAAAAGAAGCTATAACTATGAGAAAAGAGTTTTTAGATAAAAACCAAATTGGTATTTGTGATATTGTTGAATCATGCAAAAGAGAAAAGATAAATGCAAGTGATTTAGGAATGAGTGAAATCATTTTAAGAGATATACTTAACTATTTATATGAATATAAAAATATCGATACTCTTATTTTCACAGGAGGAAATTCCAAAAATGGTCCAGAATATTTTTTGAGACAGATATTAAAAAAGCAAAAAATAAAATTTGAGCTAGTATCTTCTGATATTCCAAAAGAGCATAAATTTTTCTTTGATAATAGACAAATCAAAACTATTTCTTTAACTTCTCCATCAAATGCAGCAAATAGATATATTGGTTCAAATAAACTATTCAAAGAAAGAAAATTACAAAATCCAAACTATACTACTTTTGATTTTAGATTAGAACAATATTCAAAAGTTTTTAAAACTACTTAA
- the murI gene encoding glutamate racemase, whose amino-acid sequence MKVGVFDSGLGGLTVVQSLANSLKGLEVFYIADTLFAPYGEKTKEQILKHSLDITNYLIKAHDIEALIVACNTATSAAIIKLREEFPNLIVIGTEPGVKPAMLISESKSIGVLATPATLGGEKYQKLLKDLSLEHEFTVYEQACKGLVEQIENGKVSHVDTHKMLTTWLEPMKERNVDTIVLGCTHYPLISHLIKEIMGANIKLIETGSAIARRLESFISNNIKDEETKIKVFYTGKIKKDMIDMILKNWEDGGQIMVRELHEQ is encoded by the coding sequence TTGAAAGTTGGTGTGTTTGATTCAGGTCTTGGAGGTTTAACAGTAGTTCAATCTCTTGCAAACTCTTTAAAAGGGCTTGAAGTTTTTTATATAGCAGATACTTTATTTGCACCTTATGGAGAAAAAACAAAAGAACAAATTTTAAAACATAGTTTGGATATTACAAATTATTTAATAAAAGCACATGATATTGAAGCGTTAATTGTAGCTTGTAATACAGCAACATCAGCAGCAATTATAAAGCTAAGGGAAGAGTTTCCCAATTTGATTGTAATAGGAACTGAACCTGGAGTAAAACCAGCAATGCTAATAAGTGAATCTAAAAGTATTGGAGTTTTAGCTACTCCTGCTACTTTAGGTGGTGAAAAGTATCAAAAACTTTTAAAAGATTTATCTTTAGAGCATGAATTTACAGTTTATGAGCAAGCTTGCAAAGGTTTAGTAGAACAAATAGAAAATGGAAAAGTTTCCCATGTAGATACACACAAGATGTTAACTACTTGGTTAGAACCTATGAAAGAAAGAAATGTTGACACTATAGTTTTAGGTTGTACACATTATCCTTTAATTAGTCATTTAATAAAAGAGATTATGGGAGCAAATATAAAACTTATTGAGACAGGGTCAGCTATTGCAAGAAGATTAGAAAGCTTCATTTCTAATAATATAAAAGATGAAGAAACAAAAATAAAAGTCTTTTATACAGGCAAAATAAAAAAAGATATGATAGATATGATTTTAAAAAACTGGGAAGATGGTGGACAAATAATGGTAAGGGAACTACATGAGCAATAA
- a CDS encoding DNA polymerase III subunit gamma/tau produces the protein MSNNEIEKKVLALKYRPKRFEDLVGQTTISQTLSLALDSNRLSHAYLFSGLRGSGKTSTARIMAKALLCSNGPTSKPCEVCENCQSANANRHLDVIEMDAASNRGIDDIKDLIEHTKYKPSSARFKVFIIDEVHMLTTQAFNALLKTLEEPPGFVKFILATTDPLKLPATILSRTQHFRFNKIANTDVLHHLSHILNEENIEFETEAIDIISRSGQGSLRDTLTLLDQAIIFSKGKITVASVVDMLGLIEPELMNKIFDVILKKGDVRQLVIELENYEVSQVCDEMSIYLRQKMLDKDARFDLLLFDRFFRILSDAKHLLSLNSDGTFVLILTLSKMIEATNLKTIDDIINQVEEVEVKPMMKEAISIEKVMEHANNDVNHAYDDMPVQLNEQYHQNQRTSDSQNNDISLNSVDAIETVKPIETVEHPPAQEEIQEKEPEIQEDSFATPFDEFATPFDEPIVEQKEEKVEDSESSITEKPKQFETENVQEIKEELSSTPFEDTTPFETTPTPESVQEEAIQKEEPQSPVHEPVNENNEEVVSQAYDPNKDVYEKLINKVYERDVQLGELFEYNFVYKSYENNKLQISSYAQGEDRKFLLKHYGVIKIFIYDIFGENTEIEFIKEDPSARGA, from the coding sequence ATGAGCAATAATGAGATTGAAAAAAAAGTTTTAGCATTAAAATATAGACCGAAAAGATTTGAAGATTTAGTAGGGCAGACAACAATCTCTCAAACACTTTCATTAGCATTAGATTCAAATAGACTATCACATGCTTATCTTTTTAGTGGATTAAGAGGAAGTGGTAAAACTTCAACAGCAAGAATTATGGCAAAAGCACTTCTTTGTTCAAATGGACCAACATCAAAGCCATGTGAAGTATGTGAAAATTGTCAAAGTGCAAATGCAAACAGACACTTAGATGTTATTGAAATGGATGCCGCTTCAAATAGAGGTATTGATGATATTAAAGATTTAATTGAACATACAAAATATAAACCAAGTTCTGCAAGGTTTAAAGTATTTATTATCGATGAGGTTCATATGCTTACTACACAAGCATTTAATGCCTTACTTAAAACACTTGAAGAACCTCCTGGTTTTGTAAAATTTATTCTTGCAACAACTGACCCATTAAAACTTCCTGCAACAATTTTAAGTCGTACTCAACACTTTAGATTTAATAAAATAGCAAATACTGATGTACTTCATCATCTATCTCATATTTTAAATGAAGAAAACATTGAGTTTGAAACTGAAGCAATTGATATTATTTCAAGAAGTGGGCAGGGGAGTTTAAGGGATACTTTAACCTTACTTGACCAAGCTATTATTTTCTCAAAGGGAAAAATAACAGTTGCTTCTGTTGTTGATATGTTAGGTCTTATAGAACCAGAACTTATGAATAAGATTTTTGATGTTATATTAAAAAAAGGTGATGTAAGACAATTGGTTATTGAGCTTGAAAACTATGAAGTTTCTCAAGTTTGTGATGAGATGAGTATTTATCTTAGACAAAAAATGCTTGATAAAGATGCAAGATTTGATTTATTGCTTTTTGATAGATTCTTTAGAATTTTAAGTGATGCAAAACACTTATTATCTTTAAACTCAGATGGTACTTTTGTTCTTATTTTAACTCTTTCAAAAATGATTGAAGCAACAAATTTAAAAACTATTGATGATATTATAAATCAAGTAGAAGAAGTAGAAGTTAAGCCAATGATGAAAGAGGCAATATCTATTGAAAAAGTAATGGAGCATGCAAATAATGATGTTAACCATGCTTATGATGATATGCCAGTACAATTAAATGAACAATATCATCAAAATCAACGTACTTCTGATTCTCAAAATAATGATATCTCTTTAAATTCTGTAGATGCAATTGAGACTGTAAAACCTATTGAGACTGTAGAACATCCACCAGCTCAAGAAGAAATTCAAGAAAAAGAACCAGAAATACAAGAAGATAGTTTTGCAACTCCTTTTGATGAGTTTGCAACACCTTTTGATGAACCTATTGTTGAGCAAAAAGAAGAAAAGGTAGAAGATAGTGAATCTTCTATTACAGAAAAACCAAAGCAGTTTGAAACTGAAAATGTACAAGAAATAAAAGAAGAGCTTTCTTCTACACCTTTTGAAGATACAACACCATTTGAAACTACACCTACACCTGAATCAGTTCAAGAAGAAGCAATACAAAAAGAAGAACCTCAATCACCAGTTCATGAACCAGTAAATGAGAATAATGAAGAAGTAGTTTCACAAGCATATGATCCAAATAAAGATGTTTATGAAAAACTTATAAATAAAGTTTATGAAAGAGATGTACAATTAGGGGAACTATTTGAATACAACTTTGTGTATAAATCATATGAAAATAATAAACTTCAAATAAGCTCATATGCCCAAGGAGAAGATAGAAAATTCTTACTTAAACATTATGGTGTAATTAAAATATTCATTTATGATATTTTCGGAGAAAATACAGAAATTGAATTTATAAAGGAAGACCCCTCCGCAAGAGGAGCCTAA
- a CDS encoding thioredoxin domain-containing protein, translating to MILKLLIPLILLLSFLNANDTEDKILEFEEKRFSQNPRIEVNDLSIFMKKELSQKGWYGFIVDIKATMAGNNVNAKDIVFSNGEVISSELFDLETGKSLKDLMTPKLTNKYYDKKRLIAGNHNAKDKIVIFSDPLCPFCMDYVPDVIKYVKKHEDKIALYYYHFPLLALHPAAAPLVKLMVKAKHDGIENIEEKIYSIFWDEKFSSKEKDESVVIDAFNKEFKTLYTEEDINSKNINEEIFEDVSMGENVLVQGTPTVFINGEQDKTKLKYEELGK from the coding sequence ATGATTTTAAAACTACTGATTCCATTGATTTTATTGCTAAGTTTTTTAAATGCAAATGACACGGAAGACAAGATATTAGAGTTTGAAGAAAAAAGATTTTCTCAAAATCCTAGAATAGAAGTAAATGATTTATCTATTTTTATGAAAAAAGAGTTATCTCAAAAAGGTTGGTATGGTTTTATTGTTGATATTAAAGCAACAATGGCAGGAAATAACGTAAATGCAAAAGATATTGTTTTTTCAAATGGTGAAGTTATTTCATCGGAACTATTTGATTTAGAAACTGGAAAATCATTAAAAGATCTAATGACACCAAAACTAACAAATAAGTATTATGATAAGAAAAGACTTATTGCAGGAAATCATAATGCAAAAGATAAGATTGTGATTTTCTCAGATCCTTTATGTCCATTTTGCATGGATTATGTGCCAGATGTAATAAAATATGTTAAAAAACATGAAGATAAAATTGCATTATACTATTATCATTTCCCACTTTTAGCACTTCATCCAGCAGCAGCACCTTTAGTAAAACTAATGGTAAAAGCAAAACATGATGGAATAGAAAATATAGAAGAAAAAATATATTCTATATTTTGGGATGAAAAATTTTCTTCAAAAGAAAAAGATGAGAGTGTTGTAATTGATGCTTTTAATAAAGAGTTTAAAACATTATATACAGAAGAAGATATAAATAGTAAAAATATAAATGAAGAGATTTTTGAAGATGTATCTATGGGTGAAAACGTTTTAGTTCAAGGTACACCAACTGTTTTTATTAATGGTGAACAAGATAAAACTAAATTAAAATATGAAGAGTTAGGAAAATAA
- the hemC gene encoding hydroxymethylbilane synthase, translating to MKKITIATRSSKLALWQSEYVKAKLNEHYPELEVELKTFSTKADKILDVPLAKIGGKGLFTKELEVALLNKEADIAVHSLKDVPVEFEEGFVLAALSQRFDPRDALLSQKYASIQELPQNAVVGTTSLRRRLEIKLLRPDIVLKDLRGNINTRIAKLKAGEYDAIILAATGVQKLQIEDEVKYFKPISTEEMIPSMGQATLGIETLDNPELVELVSILHDKNAEIESTIERDFVRTLEGGCQVPIGIKATIIDENSVDVRAIVGMPDGSEYIKEEIVSNINEYKTVGKTLAQTFIDKGAKELLARAEKVAFA from the coding sequence ATGAAGAAAATAACAATAGCAACAAGAAGTAGTAAACTAGCACTATGGCAAAGTGAATATGTAAAAGCAAAACTAAATGAGCACTACCCAGAACTTGAAGTTGAATTAAAAACTTTTTCTACAAAAGCAGATAAAATTTTAGATGTTCCTTTAGCAAAAATTGGAGGAAAAGGTCTTTTTACAAAAGAGTTAGAGGTTGCACTTTTAAATAAAGAAGCTGATATTGCAGTACATTCTTTAAAAGATGTTCCTGTTGAGTTTGAAGAAGGTTTTGTTTTAGCAGCTTTATCTCAAAGATTTGATCCAAGGGATGCACTTTTAAGCCAAAAGTACGCAAGTATTCAAGAACTACCTCAAAATGCAGTAGTTGGAACAACAAGTTTAAGAAGAAGACTTGAAATAAAACTGTTAAGACCTGATATTGTTTTAAAAGATTTAAGAGGAAATATTAATACTAGAATTGCAAAATTAAAAGCTGGTGAATATGATGCTATTATTTTAGCAGCAACTGGAGTACAAAAACTTCAAATTGAAGATGAAGTAAAATATTTCAAACCTATTTCAACAGAAGAGATGATTCCTTCTATGGGACAGGCAACTTTAGGTATTGAAACTTTAGATAATCCAGAATTAGTAGAGTTAGTATCTATACTACATGATAAAAATGCCGAGATTGAATCAACAATTGAAAGAGATTTTGTACGAACTTTAGAAGGTGGGTGTCAAGTTCCTATTGGAATTAAAGCAACAATTATTGATGAGAATTCTGTTGATGTAAGAGCAATTGTTGGTATGCCAGATGGAAGTGAATATATTAAAGAAGAAATTGTATCAAATATCAATGAATACAAAACAGTTGGTAAAACTTTAGCTCAAACTTTTATTGATAAAGGTGCAAAAGAGCTACTAGCTCGTGCTGAAAAAGTAGCATTTGCATAG
- a CDS encoding hydrolase: MRIKAENSIFVQVDIQEKLFPHISNNEELEKNLQILIKGLKLHEIPVIVNEQYKKGIGETIPSIQELTKDYPHFEKTTFSCCGNEDGLNAIKNSGKDTVILAGIETHVCVLQTAIDLLEEGFKVVLVTDCVNSRKQADKDMAITRLVQAGVVPTTYESLLFELTVNAKHPVFKEISKLVK; this comes from the coding sequence ATGAGAATAAAAGCAGAAAATTCAATTTTTGTACAAGTTGACATCCAAGAAAAACTATTTCCACATATTTCAAATAATGAAGAGTTAGAAAAAAATCTACAGATTTTAATCAAAGGATTAAAACTACATGAGATTCCAGTTATTGTAAATGAACAATATAAAAAAGGAATTGGTGAAACGATACCAAGTATTCAAGAATTAACAAAAGATTATCCTCATTTTGAAAAAACAACATTCTCTTGTTGTGGTAATGAAGATGGATTAAATGCTATTAAAAATAGTGGGAAAGATACGGTTATTTTAGCAGGAATTGAAACACACGTATGTGTTTTACAAACAGCTATTGATTTACTTGAAGAGGGATTTAAAGTTGTATTAGTAACAGATTGTGTTAATTCAAGAAAACAAGCAGATAAAGATATGGCAATAACTAGATTGGTTCAAGCAGGGGTTGTTCCAACAACTTATGAATCATTATTATTTGAATTAACTGTAAATGCAAAACATCCTGTATTTAAAGAAATATCAAAACTTGTAAAGTAG
- a CDS encoding substrate-binding domain-containing protein — MKYLLNLLLLFSVSISLYANNNEYYQVREYLKKNNQEHIYKEFKQTVKEKAKALEKKNKKIKIVLVYPGNQISDYWRKSKLSFEKRLQELNINYELIEFFTKPAIEIKEQSKHLMEALKLEPDYLIFTLDTSKHKKFIERIISNKKIKLILQNITTPLKSWGERQPFLYVGFDHYKGSILLADYYIKQTKGEGKYAVLYGSKGYVSFMRGNKFVDYIRKNSNLILTDEYYTDLNKEKAKNATLDLLDRSSDIKFIYACTTDIALGAIEALKEKNLLGKIKINGWGGGSSELEAIEKAELDITVMRMNDDNGVAMAEAVKLDILKQPYKVPTIYSGNFAIVKKGIKKEELEKLKNRAFRYTKDD; from the coding sequence ATGAAATACCTCTTAAATCTTCTACTTCTATTTTCAGTAAGTATAAGTTTATATGCAAATAACAATGAGTACTACCAAGTTAGAGAATATTTAAAAAAAAATAATCAAGAACATATTTATAAAGAGTTCAAGCAAACGGTAAAAGAAAAAGCAAAAGCTTTAGAAAAGAAGAATAAAAAAATAAAAATTGTTCTTGTTTACCCAGGAAATCAGATTTCTGATTATTGGAGAAAGAGTAAGCTTTCTTTTGAAAAAAGATTACAAGAGTTAAATATAAATTATGAATTAATAGAGTTTTTTACAAAACCTGCTATAGAGATAAAAGAGCAATCAAAACATCTTATGGAAGCTTTGAAATTAGAACCTGACTATTTAATCTTCACATTAGATACAAGTAAACATAAAAAGTTTATTGAAAGAATTATTAGTAATAAAAAAATAAAACTTATATTACAAAATATAACAACTCCTTTAAAATCATGGGGAGAGAGACAACCTTTTCTTTATGTAGGATTTGACCATTACAAAGGAAGTATTTTATTAGCAGATTATTATATAAAACAAACTAAAGGAGAAGGTAAATATGCTGTTTTATATGGTTCTAAAGGTTATGTTAGTTTTATGAGAGGTAATAAATTTGTAGACTATATAAGAAAGAATTCAAATTTAATCCTAACAGATGAATATTATACAGATTTAAATAAAGAAAAAGCAAAAAATGCAACACTTGATTTACTTGATAGAAGTAGTGACATAAAGTTTATTTATGCATGTACAACTGATATTGCCTTAGGTGCAATAGAAGCATTAAAAGAAAAAAACTTATTAGGGAAAATAAAAATAAATGGCTGGGGTGGAGGCTCTTCTGAATTAGAAGCTATTGAAAAAGCAGAACTTGATATAACTGTTATGAGAATGAATGATGATAATGGTGTAGCGATGGCAGAAGCAGTAAAGCTTGATATTCTAAAACAACCATATAAGGTTCCAACTATATATTCTGGTAACTTTGCTATAGTAAAAAAAGGAATCAAAAAAGAAGAGTTAGAGAAACTAAAAAATAGAGCATTTAGGTATACAAAAGATGACTAA
- a CDS encoding PAS domain-containing protein: protein MTKKKFSLTLINSLSIIIFLVVVSFGISIWAYFSTEKVLNHNLKQYFNQTINLTNIIIENEKRNLDEITFKISKILVRVDENQSSLGRLISDSTSTDQVDLLYLEKSNEIINFSNSLFDTDYIIKKISEKRLKEGNIFLLIENKDDIYLILLSSKKIINEKTGRVKAKLYAGKIINDNFFIVSNIKQNASLVDVFIYYNDYLIATTAKNELENIQSLRDKEIIKEDKRIYFNEKVNIRNDDFINIIYIINNSSISLLKNDFIKAGLLLLFFVIVSFSILYIFTNRYFIKPFSKLLNFAKESKDNKLVIYEQSNILEFDNFAVNLKEIIDELRDLKEQYARAIEGVQDGLWDLDLVNDSAYYSRRYLEMLGYNSLDEVDDIKNFWKKSVHPADYKNTLKKLARHLKGETSFYQDHYRFKCKDGSYKWLRIRGKIFFDIEGKPVRMTGFHTDIDEIIKLQKDNKKKEQMIYQQSKLASMGEMIGNIAHQWRQPLNVISTISSSQIMQIELDIDKKEETIKNLEKIVNTVQYLSTIIDKFRNFFNPNKELEEFSIEDVIKENIEIFEASYKSHGIYLQTDLTPVNIKGYKFELMQVVINLINNAKDAIQANLKPENKKYIFMKNYIENDKAIIKISDNAGGIKNRIKDKIYEPYFTTKHKSQGTGLGLYMSSEIIKKHFSGQINNETIVYEYENNKYKGEEFTIIIPIAINQ, encoded by the coding sequence ATGACTAAAAAAAAGTTTTCATTAACACTTATAAATAGTTTATCTATTATTATATTTTTAGTAGTTGTCTCTTTTGGTATTTCTATTTGGGCATATTTCTCTACTGAGAAAGTATTAAATCATAATTTAAAACAGTATTTCAATCAAACAATAAATCTAACAAATATTATAATAGAAAATGAAAAAAGAAATTTAGATGAAATAACATTCAAAATTAGTAAGATTCTTGTAAGAGTAGATGAAAATCAAAGTTCTTTAGGAAGATTAATAAGTGATTCCACATCAACTGATCAAGTTGATTTATTATATTTAGAAAAAAGCAATGAAATTATTAATTTTAGTAACTCTTTATTTGATACAGATTATATAATTAAAAAAATAAGTGAAAAAAGATTAAAAGAAGGGAATATCTTTTTATTAATAGAAAATAAAGATGATATATATTTGATTTTACTTAGTTCAAAAAAAATTATTAATGAAAAAACAGGAAGAGTAAAAGCAAAACTTTATGCAGGAAAAATTATAAATGATAACTTTTTTATAGTTTCAAACATTAAACAAAATGCTTCTTTAGTAGATGTTTTTATTTATTATAATGATTATCTAATAGCAACAACAGCAAAAAATGAGTTAGAAAATATCCAAAGTCTAAGAGATAAAGAGATAATAAAAGAAGATAAAAGAATTTATTTTAATGAAAAAGTTAATATTAGAAATGATGATTTCATAAATATTATATATATAATAAATAACTCATCAATCTCTTTACTCAAAAATGATTTTATAAAAGCGGGATTACTTTTACTATTTTTTGTGATAGTCTCTTTTTCTATTTTATATATATTTACTAATAGATATTTTATTAAACCTTTTTCAAAATTACTTAACTTTGCAAAGGAGTCAAAGGATAACAAATTAGTAATTTATGAACAAAGTAATATTTTAGAGTTTGATAATTTTGCAGTAAATTTAAAAGAGATTATTGATGAATTAAGAGATTTAAAAGAACAATATGCAAGAGCCATCGAGGGAGTTCAGGATGGACTTTGGGATTTAGATTTAGTAAATGATAGTGCGTATTACTCTAGAAGATATTTAGAAATGCTAGGATACAACTCTTTAGATGAAGTGGATGACATAAAAAACTTTTGGAAAAAAAGTGTTCACCCTGCTGATTATAAAAATACTTTAAAAAAGTTAGCTAGACATCTAAAAGGTGAAACAAGTTTTTATCAGGACCATTATAGATTTAAATGTAAAGATGGGTCTTATAAATGGTTAAGAATTAGAGGAAAAATATTTTTTGATATTGAAGGTAAACCTGTTAGAATGACAGGTTTTCATACTGATATTGATGAGATTATTAAACTTCAAAAAGATAATAAGAAAAAAGAACAAATGATTTATCAACAAAGTAAGTTAGCATCTATGGGAGAAATGATTGGTAATATTGCCCACCAATGGAGACAACCTTTAAATGTAATTAGTACTATATCTTCAAGTCAAATAATGCAAATTGAGCTGGATATTGATAAAAAAGAAGAGACTATAAAAAATCTAGAAAAGATAGTTAATACAGTTCAATATTTATCTACGATTATTGATAAATTTAGGAATTTCTTTAATCCAAATAAAGAACTTGAAGAGTTTAGTATAGAAGATGTAATCAAAGAAAATATCGAAATATTTGAAGCTTCATATAAATCACACGGAATATATCTTCAAACAGATTTAACACCAGTTAATATAAAAGGTTATAAGTTTGAATTAATGCAAGTAGTAATTAACCTTATTAACAATGCTAAAGATGCCATTCAAGCTAATTTAAAACCTGAAAATAAAAAGTATATTTTTATGAAGAATTATATTGAAAATGATAAAGCAATCATTAAAATATCAGATAATGCAGGTGGAATAAAAAATAGAATAAAAGATAAGATTTATGAACCATATTTTACTACAAAACATAAATCTCAAGGAACAGGATTAGGACTTTATATGTCTTCTGAAATAATCAAAAAGCATTTTAGTGGGCAAATAAATAATGAAACTATAGTATATGAATATGAAAATAATAAATATAAAGGTGAAGAGTTTACAATAATAATACCTATTGCTATAAATCAATAG